DNA from Candidatus Omnitrophota bacterium:
CCCCTGACGGCCGTTGTGCTGGGGACGGGCCAAACCCTGAACATGCCGCCCCGGTTGAGAAGACGCCTCATCGTTCCGACCAAGTTGGATTTCTAATGACGGCTTGACTTGCGGAACGAAGTGAACGCAAGTCAATGCCGGAATTAGCCCCGCAGATTTGATTTGCGTCAGCAAATCATGCGGGGTTAATGAGTCCCTATGGAGCCTCAGGCGACATAAGTTTGTTGGGCGCCTGCCTGCCGGCAGGCAGGAATTAACCCCGCCGGTCTTGCGCAGCAAGAGGCGGGGTTTTAGTCTTCTCCCCCCGGCCCAATTCTAAAAACGAACAACCCCGTTCCTCTCAACGTGTGACAAGACGAAACAAAAAAATCGTTGTCAGTCTCCTGATCCTCACCGCCGCGCTCTACCTGATTTTTGTCCGTTCCAGTGTCTTCGCCCCCCTCAAATTCCAGGTTGTCAACGTCCTGTCTCTGCCGATCCGGATCGTCACGTTCCCGTTCAAGGAAATGAAAAAGCTCATCCTTTATCACAAGACGCACAACGATTACATGAGGCTTAGAAAAGAGTACCAGGTGCTCCACGCCCGCCTGATCGGGACGGAAGAAACGATGCGCGAGAACCAGCGCCTGGCGCGGCTTCTGGATTTCAAGCGAAAGGTGGTCTATTCCGCCACCGCCGCCAGCGTCATCGGCCGGGATCCGTCCAACTGGAGCGCGACGCTGATCATCGACAAGGGGAAGGACGACGGTGTGGACGTGGGGATGCCGGTCGTGAATGCCGCCGGCGTTGTCGGCAAGATCGCCGAAACCGGGGATCACCGGAGCAAGGTGATCCTGCTCACCGACCCGAGCTTCAGCGTCGTGGCCCTGTCCGAACATTCCCGCGAAGTGGGGCTGGT
Protein-coding regions in this window:
- the mreC gene encoding rod shape-determining protein MreC; the protein is MTRRNKKIVVSLLILTAALYLIFVRSSVFAPLKFQVVNVLSLPIRIVTFPFKEMKKLILYHKTHNDYMRLRKEYQVLHARLIGTEETMRENQRLARLLDFKRKVVYSATAASVIGRDPSNWSATLIIDKGKDDGVDVGMPVVNAAGVVGKIAETGDHRSKVILLTDPSFSVVALSEHSREVGLVSGTLQGLCRMRYLSPEAGVTVGDQVVTSKLSASFPEGLLVGEVVSVDLSPDNTMLDCLVKPAVTASQVEEVLVILKQ